A portion of the Poecilia reticulata strain Guanapo linkage group LG23, Guppy_female_1.0+MT, whole genome shotgun sequence genome contains these proteins:
- the LOC103459656 gene encoding aryl hydrocarbon receptor nuclear translocator-like protein 2 yields MGDALRALIEVTETCTTRGGEEEIFPLRCPGVSTCAAALRSLHPEHRFQSAGMSTGGSDSTADKPADRAAEEEEGPIQAGSTMPSVELPRKRKGEVEERPDTRVQQSLNCNLEDDLSRSEGEDQQAKMKCFREPHRQIEKRRRDKMNNLIDELSAMIPACQPMARKLDKLTVLRKAVQHLKALKAGASGAFADAKHKPSILPHDDLRHLLLRAADGFLLVVRCDRAKILFISESVSKILNFSKLELTGQSLFDFIHPKDIHKVKEQLSSSEMPPQQRLVDASTGVQVQAEAPARPSHLATGARRSFFCRMKHSRVTGKHEGKHSLPAASKKKETYRYCTLHCTGYMRTWPSGQLDPEGDAVDKEMPSLNCLVTVCRLHPHVSHQPLNDVNVKATEFVTRCAIDGKFTFVDQQATTVIGYLPQEVLGTSCYEYFHQDDLQHMARKHRQVLRSKEKIETQCYKFKTKHGPYVTLQSQWFSFTNPWTKEVEFIVSSNRVISGPGHTKDENEAGSSKSTQEEAQQIPEIPGLSTGVGTMIYAASIGTQIANELSDTYRANSSPSSGASSPFGSVQEKCPLTSRRTPSREEEAGSSSTSQSQADSSKEAAESSGAPESGGEPSQLDLDLPGLSSFSSDEAAMAAIMNLLETDVNMSQSGDFEDLHWPF; encoded by the exons ATGGGTGACGCGCTCCGGGCTCTTATTGAGGTCACCGAAACGTGTACTACACGGGGAGGGGAAGAGGAAATCTTCCCTCTGCGCTGTC CTGGTGTCTCAACATGCGCGGCGGCTCTCCGTAGCCTTCACCCGGAGCACCGGTTCCAGTCCGCAGGCATGTCAACCGGGGGCTCCGACAGCACGGCGGACAAACCGGCAG ATCGAGCtgcagaagaggaggaggggccAATCCAAGCAGGATCCACGATGCCATCTGTCGAGCTGCCAAGGAAACGGAAaggggaggtggaggagaggcCAGACACCCGTGTACA GCAAAGCCTCAACTGCAACTTGGAGGATGACCTCAGCAG ATCTGAGGGAGAGGATCAGCAAGCCAAAATGAAATGCTTCAG GGAGCCTCACCGACAGATTGAAAAACGACGGAGGGACAAAATGAACAACCTGATTGATGAGCTTTCCGCCATGATTCCTGCGTGCCAGCCCATGGCAAGAAAACTTGACAAGCTAACTGTTCTTCGGAAAGCTGTACAACACCTGAAAGCCCTCAAAG CTGGGGCGAGTGGTGCCTTTGCCGATGCCAAGCACAAGCCTTCCATCCTGCCTCACGATGACCTTCGGCACCTTCTGCTCAGG GCAGCAGATGGCTTCCTGCTAGTTGTAAGGTGCGATCGGGCGAAGATCCTGTTCATCTCAGAGTCTGTCTCCAAGATCCTTAACTTCAGCAAG TTGGAGCTGACCGGCCAGAGTTTGTTCGATTTCATCCACCCCAAAGACATCCACAAGGTGAAGGAACAGCTCTCGTCCTCAGAGATGCCCCCCCAGCAGCGCCTCGTCGACGCCTCCA CGGGGGTTCAGGTCCAGGCCGAAGCCCCGGCCAGGCCGTCCCACTTGGCCACCGGAGCCAGGCGTTCCTTCTTCTGCCGCATGAAGCACAGTCGGGTCACAGGGAAGCACGAAGGCAAGCACTCGCTGCCCGCCGCTTCTAAGAAGAAAG AGACCTACAGGTACTGCACCCTCCACTGCACCGGATACATGCGGACCTGGCCGAGCGGCCAGCTGGACCCGGAGGGCGACGCCGTCGACAAGGAGATGCCCAGCCTGAACTGCCTGGTGACGGTGTGCCGCCTCCACCCCCACGTCTCCCACCAGCCCCTTAACGACGTTAACGTCAAGGCCACCGAGTTCGTAACCCGCTGTGCAATCGACGGCAAGTTCACTTTTGTAGATCAACA AGCCACGACAGTCATCGGTTATTTGCCGCAGGAAGTTCTTGGCACCTCCTGTTACGAGTACTTCCACCAGGACGACCTGCAGCACATGGCGCGGAAGCACCGGCAAG TTCTTCGAAGCAAAGAGAAGATCGAGACCCAGTGCTacaagttcaaaacaaaacacggCCCCTATGTTACACTCCAAAGCCAGTGGTTTAGCTTCACCAATCCGTGGACCAAAGAAGTCGAGTTCATCGTCTCTTCGAACAGGGTTATCTC GGGGCCTGGTCACACAAAAGACGAAAACGAGGCTGGCAGCTCGAAATCGACTCAGG AAGAAGCACAGCAAATCCCAGAGATTCCTGGCCTCTCCACTGGTGTGGGCACCATGATCTACGCAGCCAGCATAGGGACCCAGATCGCAAACGAACTGAGCGACACATACAG GGCAAACTCGTCCCCATCGAGTGGAGCTTCTAGTCCATTTGGTTCTGTCCAGGAGAAATGTCCACTCACCAGCAGGAGA ACTCCCAGCAGAGAAGAGGAAGCAGGCAGCTCTTCAACCTCCCAGTCCCAGGCTGATTCCAGTAAGGAAGCTGCTGAAAGCAGTGGAGCTCCTGAGAGTGGAG GTGAGCCGTCCCAGCTGGACCTGGATCTCCCAGGgctcagcagcttcagcagcgaCGAGGCAGCCATGGCGGCCATCATGAACCTCCTGGAGACGGATGTGAACATGAGCCAATCGGGGGACTTTGAGGATTTACACTGGCCTTTCTAG
- the LOC103459655 gene encoding serine/threonine-protein kinase 38-like → MAMTGGTAAALPMSNHTRERVTVAKLTLENFYSTLLTQHEEREMRQKKLEKAMEEEGLPDEEKVMRRSQHARKETEFLRLKRTRLGLDDFESLKVIGRGAFGEVRLVQKKDTGHIYAMKILRKADMLEKEQVAHIRAERDILVEADSAWVVKMFYSFQDKRNLYLIMEFLPGGDMMTLLMKKDTLSEEATQFYIAETVLAIDSIHQLGFIHRDIKPDNLLLDSRGHVKLSDFGLCTGLKKAHRTEFYRNLTHNPPSDFSFQNMNSKRKAETWKKNRRQLAYSTVGTPDYIAPEVFMQTGYNKLCDWWSLGVIMYEMLIGYPPFCSETPQETYRKVMNWKETLVFPPEVPISEKAKDLILRYCTDAENRIGAVSVEEIKSHPFFESVDWEHIRERPAAISIEIKSIDDTSNFDDFPESDILQPANATEPDFKSKDWVFLNYTYKRFEGLTQRGTIPTYMKAGKA, encoded by the exons ATGGCCATGACGGGAGGGACGGCAGCTGCCCTTCCCATGAGCAACCACACCCGGGAGAGGGTGACCGTGGCCAAGCTGACATTGGAGAACTTCTACAGCACCCTCCTCACGCAGCACGAGGAGCGGGAGATGAG GCAGAAGAAGCTAGAGAAGGCCATGGAAGAGGAGGGTTTGCCTGATGAGGAG AAAGTGATGCGGCGCTCGCAGCACGCCCGAAAGGAGACGGAGTTCCTGCGTCTGAAGAGGACGCGGCTCGGCTTGGACGACTTCGAGTCTCTAAAGGTTATCGGAAGGGGAGCTTTCGGAGAG GTCCGTTTGGTGCAGAAGAAGGACACAGGACACATTTATGCCATGAAGATCCTGAGGAAAGCAGACATGCTGGAGAAAGAGCAG GTGGCTCATATCCGCGCAGAGAGGGACATTCTGGTGGAGGCGGACAGCGCCTGGGTGGTCAAGATGTTCTACAGCTTCCAGGACAAGAGGAACCTCTACCTCATTATGGAGTTCCTGCCTGGAG GCGACATGATGACGCTGCTCATGAAGAAGGACACCCTGTCGGAAGAGGCCACGCAATTCTACATCGCAGAGACGGTCCTTGCCATCGACTCCATCCACCAGCTGGGCTTCATCCACAGAGACATCAAACCTGACAACCTGCTACTGGACTCCAGG GGTCACGTGAAGTTGTCTGACTTTGGGCTGTGCACCGGACTGAAGAAGGCTCATCGCACGGAGTTTTACAGGAACCTGACGCACAACCCACCCAGTGATTTCT CTTTCCAGAACATGAACTCAAAGAGGAAAGCAGAAACCTGGAAGAAGAACAGGAGACAGCTG GCTTATTCCACCGTGGGAACGCCGGACTATATCGCTCCTGAAGTCTTCATGCAGACAGGATACAACAAGCTCTGTGATTGGTGGTCTCTGGGTGTCATCATGTATGAAATGCTCATCG GTTATCCGCCTTTCTGCTCGGAGACGCCGCAGGAGACCTACAGGAAGGTCATGAACTGGAAGGAAACGCTCGTCTTCCCACCTGAAGTCCCCATCTCAGAGAAGGCCAAAGACTTGATTTTAAG GTATTGCACTGACGCGGAGAACAGAATCGGAGCTGTGAGTGTGGAGGAGATCAAGAGTCATCCATTCTTTGAGTCAGTGGACTGGGAACACATCAG GGAGCGACCGGCAGCCATTTCTATTGAAATCAAAAGTATTGATGACACTTCAAACTTTGACGACTTCCCTGAATCAGACATCCTTCAGCCAG CCAATGCAACAGAGCCTGACTTCAAATCAAAGGACTGGGTGTTCCTGAACTACACGTACAAACGGTTCGAGGGCCTGACTCAGCGAGGCACCATCCCCACGTACATGAAGGCAGGAAAGGCCTGA